The Nostoc sp. 'Lobaria pulmonaria (5183) cyanobiont' genome window below encodes:
- the crtW gene encoding beta-carotene ketolase CrtW encodes MIQLEQPPSYQTKLTPVVKSKSQFQGLFIAIVIVSAWVISLSLLLALDISKLQFWMLLPSIAWQTFLYTGLFITSHDAMHGVVFPQNSKINHLVGTLTLSLYGLLPYKNLLKKHWLHHQNPATQIDPDFHNGEHKNFFAWYFHFMKGYWSWGQVIALTLIYQFANRILHIPHANLISFWVFPSLLSSFQLFYFGTFLPHSEPIAGYIQPHCAQTISRPIWWSFITCYHFGYHEEHHEYPHVAWWQLPEIYQSK; translated from the coding sequence GTGATTCAATTAGAACAACCACCCAGTTATCAAACAAAACTGACTCCAGTTGTGAAAAGTAAATCTCAGTTTCAAGGACTTTTCATTGCTATTGTCATTGTTAGTGCATGGGTAATTAGCTTGAGTTTATTACTTGCCCTTGACATCTCAAAATTACAATTTTGGATGCTATTGCCTAGCATAGCTTGGCAAACATTTTTATATACGGGATTATTTATTACATCTCATGATGCTATGCATGGGGTAGTGTTTCCCCAAAACAGTAAAATTAATCATCTTGTTGGGACATTAACCTTATCTCTTTATGGTCTTTTACCATATAAAAATTTATTGAAAAAGCATTGGTTACACCACCAAAATCCAGCAACTCAAATAGACCCAGATTTTCATAATGGTGAACATAAAAACTTCTTTGCTTGGTATTTCCATTTTATGAAAGGTTACTGGAGTTGGGGACAAGTTATTGCTCTAACTCTTATCTATCAGTTTGCTAATCGCATCCTTCATATACCTCATGCTAATCTAATAAGTTTTTGGGTATTTCCTTCGCTTTTAAGTTCATTCCAATTATTTTATTTTGGTACTTTCCTGCCACATAGCGAACCAATCGCAGGGTATATTCAGCCTCATTGTGCCCAAACGATTAGCCGTCCAATTTGGTGGTCATTTATCACGTGCTATCATTTCGGCTATCACGAAGAACATCACGAGTATCCCCATGTTGCTTGGTGGCAGTTACCAGAAATTTACCAATCAAAATAG
- a CDS encoding SRPBCC family protein, which produces MLQFKHSSVINTSPEVVWKFHERPDILQLLNPPWQPVQVVRREGGLNVGAITEFRLFLGPLPLTWLARHTECEKYRLFTDEQISGPFESWVHRHEFESENGKTRLTDAISFSMPGGGGVEFVSGWLVQAQLEAMFRYRHYVTKRECE; this is translated from the coding sequence ATGCTGCAATTTAAACATTCCTCAGTAATTAATACCTCACCAGAAGTAGTTTGGAAATTTCACGAAAGGCCAGATATTTTGCAACTGTTGAATCCACCTTGGCAGCCAGTCCAAGTGGTTCGTCGTGAGGGAGGGCTAAACGTGGGCGCTATCACCGAATTTCGCTTGTTTCTCGGCCCATTACCCTTAACTTGGTTAGCCCGTCATACTGAATGTGAAAAATATCGCCTGTTTACCGACGAACAGATATCTGGCCCCTTTGAATCTTGGGTACATCGACATGAATTTGAATCGGAAAATGGCAAAACCAGATTAACTGATGCTATTTCCTTCTCTATGCCTGGTGGAGGAGGAGTTGAATTTGTCAGTGGTTGGCTAGTGCAAGCGCAATTAGAAGCAATGTTTCGCTACCGCCACTATGTGACTAAACGAGAATGCGAGTAA
- a CDS encoding CPXCG motif-containing cysteine-rich protein produces the protein MQNTAEYYCAYCGEPNLTFIDLSAGGQQSYVEDCQVCCNPNILYVRVDEDTLDIEIDTESES, from the coding sequence ATGCAAAACACAGCTGAGTATTACTGCGCTTATTGCGGCGAACCGAACTTAACTTTTATTGATTTGAGTGCTGGAGGACAGCAATCTTACGTTGAAGATTGTCAAGTTTGTTGTAACCCAAATATTTTGTATGTGCGGGTTGATGAAGATACCCTAGATATCGAAATTGATACCGAATCTGAAAGCTGA
- a CDS encoding B12-binding domain-containing radical SAM protein, protein MTSSVFDSERLLFTPTTPDTNAIPIIFAFPNEYSVGITSLGYQVVWATFAMRDDVQVSRLFTDTHEQLPRTPEIVGFSISWELDYVNILNLLESLEIPIRGTSRDDSHPIIFGGGPVLTANPEPFADFFDVVLLGDGETLLGNFIEAYKEVRNASRQTQLKRLAQIPGIYVPSLYEVEYHTRDGEVKSIKPISPEIPAVVQKQTYRGNTLSASTVVTEKAAWENIYMVEVVRSCPEMCRFCLASYLTLPFRTASLEDSLIPAIAKGLEVTNRLGLLGASVTQHPEFEALLDYISQPKYDDVRLSIASVRTNTVTVQLAETLTKRDTRSLTIAVESGSEKIRQIVNKKLHNDEIIQAAINAKAGGLKSLKLYGMAGIPGEEAEDLEQTVAMMRNIKKAAPGLRLTYGCSTFVPKAHTPFQWFGVNRQAEKRLQFLQKQLKPQGIEFRPESYNWSIIQALLSRGDRRVSQLLELTRDFGDSLGSYKRAFKQLKSQIPDLDFYVHAEWSTEQVLPWSHLQGPLPQSTLLKHLADAQSYINPSPKELQPLNS, encoded by the coding sequence GTGACATCATCTGTATTTGACTCTGAACGCCTTCTATTTACACCTACTACCCCAGACACCAACGCTATCCCCATAATCTTCGCCTTTCCCAATGAGTACAGCGTAGGTATCACTAGCCTTGGCTATCAGGTAGTTTGGGCAACTTTTGCAATGCGTGATGATGTACAGGTGAGTCGCCTGTTTACAGATACTCACGAACAACTCCCCAGAACGCCGGAAATTGTGGGATTTTCTATTTCGTGGGAACTGGATTATGTGAATATTTTAAATTTGCTGGAATCTTTAGAAATTCCTATTCGAGGAACCTCTCGTGATGATTCTCATCCGATAATTTTTGGTGGTGGCCCAGTTCTTACTGCTAACCCCGAACCTTTTGCAGATTTTTTTGATGTCGTTTTACTGGGGGATGGCGAAACCCTGTTAGGGAATTTTATTGAGGCTTACAAAGAAGTAAGAAATGCCTCAAGACAAACTCAACTGAAAAGACTTGCACAAATACCAGGAATTTATGTACCCAGTTTGTATGAGGTGGAATATCACACAAGAGATGGTGAAGTAAAGTCTATTAAACCAATTTCTCCCGAAATTCCCGCAGTGGTGCAAAAGCAAACTTACAGAGGAAATACCCTATCGGCTTCTACTGTAGTCACCGAAAAAGCGGCATGGGAAAATATTTACATGGTGGAAGTGGTGAGAAGTTGTCCAGAAATGTGCCGCTTTTGTTTGGCGAGTTATCTCACACTGCCTTTTAGAACAGCCAGCCTGGAAGATTCATTAATTCCAGCGATCGCCAAAGGTTTAGAAGTCACAAACCGGCTAGGATTATTAGGGGCTTCGGTCACTCAACATCCAGAATTTGAGGCTTTGCTAGATTATATTAGTCAGCCAAAGTATGATGATGTCCGTCTCAGTATTGCCTCAGTCCGAACTAATACCGTAACAGTCCAGTTAGCAGAAACTTTGACGAAACGAGACACGCGATCGCTTACCATTGCAGTAGAAAGTGGTTCCGAGAAAATCCGCCAAATCGTCAACAAAAAGCTGCATAACGATGAAATCATCCAAGCAGCCATAAATGCCAAAGCTGGCGGATTAAAAAGCTTGAAACTCTACGGAATGGCTGGAATTCCTGGTGAAGAAGCAGAAGATTTAGAGCAAACCGTGGCGATGATGCGTAATATCAAAAAAGCTGCACCGGGATTGCGCTTAACATACGGTTGCAGCACCTTTGTACCTAAAGCACACACACCGTTTCAATGGTTTGGGGTGAATCGCCAAGCCGAAAAGCGGTTGCAGTTTTTGCAAAAACAGCTAAAACCCCAGGGGATAGAATTTCGCCCAGAAAGCTATAATTGGTCAATTATACAGGCTTTATTATCGAGAGGCGATCGCAGAGTGTCCCAGCTTCTCGAACTTACTCGTGACTTTGGCGATTCCTTGGGTAGCTACAAACGTGCTTTCAAGCAACTCAAAAGCCAAATCCCCGACTTAGATTTTTACGTCCACGCCGAATGGTCAACAGAACAAGTATTACCCTGGAGCCACTTGCAAGGGCCTCTGCCACAGTCTACACTACTAAAGCATTTGGCTGATGCTCAGAGTTACATCAATCCATCCCCAAAAGAATTACAGCCGTTGAATTCATAG
- a CDS encoding SemiSWEET transporter — MDFITILGLAAATITTISFLPQMFKTWQTKSAKDVSLVTLITFISGVFLWLIYGIYLQSLPIILANAITLIFNLIILWLKIKYR, encoded by the coding sequence ATGGATTTTATAACAATTTTAGGATTAGCTGCCGCCACAATAACCACAATCTCTTTTTTGCCACAGATGTTTAAAACATGGCAAACCAAATCAGCCAAAGATGTTTCTTTGGTGACGCTGATTACATTCATAAGTGGTGTTTTTTTGTGGCTAATCTATGGAATTTATTTACAATCCTTGCCAATTATTCTTGCTAACGCCATAACATTGATTTTTAACTTAATTATTCTATGGCTTAAAATTAAATATAGATAA
- a CDS encoding tetratricopeptide repeat protein, which produces MLRAIASTINMSKESPNRLKHFSALKSKYQATQYQDSSPASLLYLILRKVDLDIELSELEFNWLQEHQLFETIEVIWLQQFKMGESKRLEAEFSDLKTKYKVAKNWESSVGSVLYPILWKLESENTLTDLEVKLLQDNNLTQTVAIVQEIKCFADLKEKYQATKYQDSSPHSPLYKILQKLDTEASLSDFEYEWLLNHELFEAIEIFEKQESVRQAKVTQLKNKYQASQHPDTSLSGQLYQILQKIDADKKIIYSEIYWLEQQGLTETIAIAKELERKREFIALKAKYKASQYQDSSPTSYLYTILRKLDSETHLNEQDINYLRQSQLPGTIEIANEKYASLLKSKIVSEVVLSDLEIDWLRTNEYEDIIILAQHKHFTALKRKYRLADPSLPLEPFYAIMVKLEKKERLDPKLVLQLMEEDLLSRGGEIALAYYRLEAEFYEQELSRTGHKWNIPTASGYWRKADEPEQALKLTNLDLNRVNDSNLKSAILVTRGAAFRDMYNLDDAETCAKKAMEYQPDSHQPYTLMGAICYDKYDYEQGNYWFEQAIQRGAETKDIDAEIKRVFRSTKDENKRHEAAEYLLKKDSKRYAWAKSYLKKTSDNRK; this is translated from the coding sequence AATTAGAATTTAATTGGTTACAAGAGCATCAGCTTTTTGAAACTATTGAAGTTATCTGGCTACAACAATTTAAAATGGGAGAATCCAAAAGACTAGAAGCTGAATTTTCTGATCTTAAAACTAAGTATAAAGTTGCCAAAAATTGGGAATCATCAGTAGGTAGTGTTTTGTATCCGATACTTTGGAAACTTGAATCAGAAAATACTTTAACTGATTTAGAAGTCAAACTATTGCAAGATAATAATCTTACTCAAACAGTTGCAATTGTTCAAGAAATAAAATGCTTTGCCGATCTAAAGGAGAAATATCAAGCTACCAAGTATCAAGATTCATCTCCTCATAGCCCACTATATAAAATACTACAAAAGCTAGACACGGAAGCAAGTTTAAGTGATTTTGAATATGAGTGGTTGCTAAATCATGAACTTTTTGAAGCTATAGAAATTTTTGAAAAACAAGAGTCTGTAAGACAGGCCAAAGTTACCCAGCTAAAGAATAAGTATCAAGCAAGCCAACACCCAGACACATCCTTATCAGGTCAACTATATCAAATACTACAAAAAATTGATGCGGACAAAAAAATAATTTACTCAGAAATTTACTGGCTAGAACAACAAGGACTTACTGAGACAATTGCTATTGCTAAAGAACTTGAACGCAAACGAGAATTTATTGCATTGAAGGCAAAGTATAAAGCTAGCCAATATCAAGATTCATCACCTACTAGTTATCTATATACGATTCTTAGAAAACTTGATTCAGAAACTCATTTAAATGAGCAGGATATTAATTATTTAAGACAGTCTCAACTACCTGGCACAATTGAAATTGCTAATGAAAAATATGCTTCTCTTTTGAAATCAAAGATAGTATCAGAAGTAGTTTTGAGCGATTTAGAAATTGACTGGCTGAGAACTAATGAATATGAAGATATCATTATTTTAGCCCAACACAAGCACTTTACTGCACTCAAAAGAAAATATAGATTGGCAGATCCTTCACTTCCGCTAGAGCCATTTTATGCAATCATGGTCAAGCTAGAGAAAAAAGAACGGCTAGATCCTAAGTTAGTTTTACAGCTTATGGAAGAGGATCTATTATCTCGTGGCGGGGAAATTGCTCTTGCGTATTACAGACTAGAGGCAGAGTTTTACGAACAAGAACTTAGCCGTACTGGACACAAGTGGAATATCCCCACAGCTAGCGGTTATTGGCGCAAAGCAGATGAACCTGAACAGGCTTTAAAGCTTACTAACCTGGACTTAAATAGAGTCAACGACAGTAATCTGAAATCAGCTATTTTAGTTACTAGAGGTGCAGCATTCAGAGATATGTATAACTTAGATGATGCAGAAACTTGTGCAAAAAAAGCTATGGAGTATCAGCCTGATAGTCATCAACCTTACACCTTAATGGGTGCTATATGTTATGACAAATATGACTATGAGCAAGGTAATTATTGGTTTGAACAAGCAATTCAGCGTGGGGCTGAGACTAAAGATATAGATGCTGAAATAAAACGAGTATTCAGGAGTACAAAAGACGAAAATAAACGACATGAAGCAGCAGAATATTTACTTAAAAAAGATTCAAAACGATATGCTTGGGCTAAATCTTATCTCAAAAAAACGTCAGACAATCGTAAATAA